GGTATGCCGTTACTTTACAGAAATTATCCAGTTTTGAAGGAACAATTTTGTTCCATATATAGTCTGGTGGCAATAGCGAAGAGGTCACACCCGTTCCCATCCCGAACACGGCCGTTAAGCTCTTCAGCGCCGATGGTAGTTGGGGGTTTCCCCCTGTGAGAGCAGGACGCCGCCAGGCAAGAAGTGAGGACAGCGAAAGCTGTCCTTTTTTGTGTTTTGTATAGGAATTGGTTTGCTGCTCCTTATTTTAAAACTTAAAAACCAAACAATTCCATTAATCTGTATAATCCTTCTTTTAAAGGTTTTATCTATATGACCAATCCTAGGAAGTGTCGTAATTTTATCATAATTTATATTTGTGATTTCGGAAACCAGTGTGTACGGTCTGTTATACTGTTTAGGCAGATGTTATTTTCTTTAAAATATAATTGGGCAATGAGGTGGACCAAAGTGTCAGAGCATGCAACACTGCTGTAGGATTACCTGTGGAATGTAAGGGTAATACTATTGTTATCGAAACTTTTATATAACAAATTGTGTTTTAGAAAGGGGAGAGATGGATGGAGTCAATCTGGCTAGAGTATGCTTGGGCATTGTTAATCCTGATTGGATTAGAAGGATTGTTATCGGCTGATAATGCCCTTGTACTAGCGGTTATAGCCAAGCATTTGCCTGAAGATCAGAAAAAAAAGGCTATAAGTTACGGAATTATCATGGCTTTCTTTTTCCGATTTGCTGCACTTTTTGCCATTTCTTTTATCGCAAACGTCTGGCAGGTACAAGCGATAGGAGCAGCTTATCTTCTTTACTTGGGCTTAAAGCATGTAATTCAGGCCCGGTTCGGGAAGAAAAATGAGAATATTCGTGAGGAAGTTAAAGAGGAAGCCGCAGGGAAAGGTTTCTGGCCTACTGTTGGGAAGATTGGTTTAGCCGATCTCGCTTTTGCCATTGACTCGATTCTAGCTGCGGTTGCTCTAGCCCTTGGCCTTCCGGATTCGCCGCTCGGTGAATTCGGCGGTATGGATGGAGGTAAGTTTATTGTTGTTCTTCTTGGAGGGATTGCGGGCCTTATTTTGATTAAGTATGCAGCAACCTGGTTTGTGCGGCTTCTCGATCAACGTCCGGCATTAGAAACAACTGCCTATGCAATTGTTGCCTGGGTTGGTGTCAAGCTTGCTGTCATTACTCTTGCCCATGAGGATATTGGTGTCTTAGAGCATGATTTTCCACACAGTACCGCTTGGACTCTGATCTTCTATGGAGTATTAGTTGGTATTGCTCTGCTTGGCTGGTTTGCACCGGCCAATAAGTCATTAGAAAAAGAGGATCTATAAAAGATAAAAAAGATTCGGTAAAAGTGAGTATAAGAACAGACGGGACTTTTATGAGGAATGAATAGCTTGCTATTCATTAATATCCATGTATTATAAAGCTTGGCTTTCTAATACATGATGGGATATTATGTTGCGTTCGGAACAACCCAATAAAACAAGCGCTATCCTTTGAAAGACAAGGAACGGCGCTTGTTTTATTTAGGAAGAAGAAATTTCAACGCTACATATTGAATAGTATATTCACGTTGAACGCGACATAACGAATAAAATAGGAGGGTCTTCTTTGGCAGCAAAGCAAGGACAAAATACGGTTGATCCGATTCGAGACCCAGAACAAATCCGGGCGATGAAAGAATATCTGCGAGTTAAAGAAAAAAAAACAGGGAAAATCCTGTTGTGTTAATGGATGTTCCAAAAATCAAGTCTGCACAGGATGTGGCAGAGCTTGCTGCGGAAATTGAGCGCATGGAGTCGTCATTAAAGATGCTGAAATCAGAGCTAAAAAGGTTTGTAGACCATAACGGTGCGATTGAAACAGCAGACAAAGTGTGGACGTACAATGTGGCGGTCTCTTGGGAGTTCCATGAGTCTAGCCTGAGAAGTATGGAAGACCAACTGGCAGTTGAAGGTATAAATCCTTGGAAAGTCACGATGATTTCCGCGGCAAACCTGAAAAAATCGGCTGGGGTAAAGAGGTGCTGCGCCAATTTGGACAAAAAAAGAGAAGAAACGCTTTTCGTCTCAAAACAGATAAATAGAGGTAAGTGATAGTGTAGCATATCCAAAATAAGCCCCTCTACGATAATCTTATATAACTAACTATTATTTATTATAACAAACTTTGTTTAGCTACTAGACAAACAAAGTTACCCCTGCTATACTCAATTCCAAGATTAAGAGTATTCAAATTCTTATCTGATAAAAAAAGGGGGGCAAGCAGATGAATAAATGTAAGGGATTTCTAAACGTTTTAATGGTATCGTTACTGGTATTTATTCTGGCAGCCTGTGGGCAAGATGCAGGAAAAGATGTAAGCGGTAGCAATTCAGAGCAAGTTGAAAAGAAGATTAGAATAGGTCTTTCTGTATCTGACTTATCTTTAGAAAGGTGGCAACATGACAGAGATATATTTGTTAAGAAGGCAGAGGAACTTGGCAGTGAAGTCTTAGTTCAATCGGCAGATGGTGATGAAGCAAAACAATTGTCACAAATTCAAAATATGCTTTCACAGGGAATTGATATACTTGTTATTATTCCTATAAACTCTGATTCTTTAACACCAGTTGTCGATCAAGCAAAAGCTGAAGGTATTCCAGTATTAGCATACGATCGCTTAATTAATAATTCAGAAATAGATGCATATGTTTCCTTCGATAATATACGCGTTGGAGAAATGCAGGCAGAATACTTGGTAAACAAAGTTCCCAAAGGTAAATACTTTTTAATGGGTGGATCACCGACGGATAACAATGCAAAGATGTTTAGGGAAGGACAAATGAACATTATCCAGCCTCTGGTAGATAAAGGTGACATTGAAATTGTAGGGGATCAATGGGCAAAGAACTGGGAAGCAAACGAGGCACTCAAAATAATGGAGAATGCGCTTACAGCTAATAAAAACCAAATTGATGCTGTTGTTGCTTCTAATGACAATACGGCTGGAGGCGCCATTCAAGCATTGTCAGGTCAAAATTTAGATGGAAAAGTCGCGGTTTCTGGACAAGATGCTGACATTACAGGTGTCCAACGTATTGCAGAAGGTACGCAATCAATGACAGTTTATAAGCCAATTAAAACTATTGCAGAAATGAGCGCAGAAGTCGCGGTTAAACTTGCGAAGGGTGAGAGTGTTCAAGCTGAGGGTTCTGTTAATAATGGAAAAATGGATGTGCCATTCATCAAACTAGATCCAATTATGGTAGGTAAAGAAAATATTGTTGACACTATTATAAAAGATGGTTTCCATTCCTATGATGAGATTTACAAAAATGTCCCTGAGAATGAGCGTCCACCGCGTCCATAAAAATGAGAATTGAACAGGGTTAGGGGGGGAAGCCCCCCTATTCTTAATAAGATAAGGAGGCCATCAACATGGATACTTTCGCACTTCAAATGAAGGGTATTACAAAAACCTTTCCTGGTGTAAAAGCATTAGATAACGTGACTTTTTCTGTACGCAAAGGGGAAATCCATGCATTGTGTGGTGAAAACGGGGCTGGGAAATCAACGTTAATGAAAATTTTAAGTGGTGTATATCCAGTAGGTACATACAGTGGCCAGATCTTAATTAACGGAGAGGCCGCGTCCTTTAAATCTATAAAAGAATCGAGACAAGCCGGCGTATCCATTATTTATCAAGAACTTGCACTTGTGGAGGAAATGACAGTTGCGGAAAACCTCTTTCTTAGTCATGACCTTATGAGACAAAAAGTGATCAATTGGAACAAGATAAATGCGGAAGCACAGAAGTGGCTTAGCAACATTGGATTAAATATTGATCCGCAAACAAAGGTTGGTGATTTAACAGTCGGAAAACAACAGTTAATCGAGATTGCAAAGGCTCTCACTAATAAAACAGATATTTTAATTTTAGATGAACCCACTGCTGCATTAACAGAGAGTGATGTTGAGATCTTAATAGGGCTCTTAAAAGATTTGAGGTCAAAAGGTGTTACGTGTATTTATATCTCTCACAAACTTGGAGAAGTCATGACACTAGCTGATACCGTAACGATCTTGCGTGACGGGCAAACAATCAGCACGGATTCAATTAAAGAGCTTTCAGAGGATAAAATAGTAACAAAAATGGTTGGAAGGGAACTGACGGAGCTTTTCCCTTATAAGGCTCGGCCGATAGGGGAACCAATCTTACAAGTAGAGAACTATTCTTCTTTTGAAGCACATAGCGGAAAATCAATCATAAAAAATGTGTCCTTTACATTGAAAAAAGGAGAAATTCTCGGGTTTTCTGGTTTGATGGGTGCTGGAAGGAGTGAACTATTCACCAGCCTGTTTGGAGGGCTTAAAGAGAAAAAGCAAGGCAAAGTGATTATTGACGGAAAAGAAACAAATATTCAAAAGCCGGCCGATGCCATTCAGGAAGGCTTAGCCTATGTTTCAGAAGATCGAAAAAGATACGGTCTTATCCTGGGGATGGACATTGCAAAAAACTCGACACTTGTTGCGTTAAACAAAGTCATGAAATTCAACATTATTGACGATGCGCTTGAAGTAAAGCGTGCAGATGAAATTACAAGAAAAATGAAATTAAAGGCTCCTAGTCTTGAAACCAAGGTTGGCCAGTTGAGTGGAGGTAACCAGCAAAAGGTTGTCCTCAGCAAATGGATATTAAATAACCCCAAAGTCCTTATTTTAGATGAACCAACAAGGGGCATTGACGTAGGCGCAAAATATGAAATCTATAAAATTATTAATGAACTTGCAGAGCAAGGGGTTGGAATTGTCATTATATCCTCTGAATTGCCAGAAGTTCTTGGAATGTCAGACCGAATATTAGTCATGACAGAAGGAAGTATTAGTGGTGAATTTACAAGGAAAGAAGCCACACAGGAAAAAATAATGGCATGTGCCACAGGAGGGAAGATTCGTGAACAATCCATTGCCTACTAATACGAATGTAATTCCAAAAGAAAATAAAAAACTGAGTTTTAAACTTGATTTTCAAGCTTATACATTGATCATTGCACTCGTTTTAATTGCACTCATTTTTGGATTTTTCACAAATGGTGAATTTTTATCCTCTCGTAATCTATCAAATTTGTTCACACAGATGTCTGTTGTCGCCGTCCTTGCAATTGGAATGACTCTTGTTATTGTCGCCGGACATATTGATTTATCTATTGGATCTTTAGTGGGTTTAACTGGTGGAATCGCAGCAATTCTCCAAGTTTGGTTTGGAATGAATACGGTTGTTGTTGTCATTACTGCCATTGCAGTTGGTGCTCTTATAGGGTTATGTCAAGGCTGGTGGGTTGCCTATCGTGCTGTACCCGCTTTTATTGTGACGCTGGGTGGTATGTTGATTTTCCGTGGAATTTTAATTGGAATTAGTGAAGGACAGACAATTGCTCCGTTAAATGACAGCTTTAAACTCATTGGAAACAGTTACTTACCATACAGTATAGGCTATATGATTGCCGCTGTCAGTGTTGTCCTTCTCTTTGTGTCAACTGCACGTAGGAGAGCGAAACGCCAAAGCATGGGCTTAGCTGTTCCATCTACTTTTGTTGATTATGGTAGAGTTGCAGTTTATTCCTTTTTCGCTCTATTAATTACTTATATGCTAAATCGTTATTTGGGAATTCCTATTTCAATGTTGATTGCTGTTTCATTTGCTGGATTGTTCCTTTTTGTATCTCTGAAAACGTCTTTCGGACGATATGTATATGCGATCGGCGGTAATGCTGAAGCTGCAGCGCTCTCAGGAATTAACATTAAACGAAATGTATTGTACGTCTTTATCTTAATGGGCGCACTAGCAGGAGTAGCAGGAGTGCTTTTAACAAGCAGATTAAATGCGGCAACGGTGAGTGCCGGTAACATGCTTGAATTAGATGTAATTGCCGCCTGTGTAATCGGTGGAACAAGTTTAATGGGTGGAAAAGGGAAAATTATGGGTGCGATTATTGGTGCACTTATCATGGCCAGTATTGATAACGGAATGAGCATGATGAATATTGAAACGTTTTGGCAATACATCGTTAAAGGCTCTATTTTGATTTTTGCTGTTTGGCTTGACATTTCAAGCAAAAAATAATTATGGTAAATTTTAAAAACTATCAGCTGCTATTACTAGCAATATTTCATTCATATTAATAATCAAGCCTAGCATGAAAAAATAAAAAAGCCTAAGTGATTGGTCAGATAATGTACCAAAGATTTGGCTTCACTGACAATGAGCAGCTTGCCGCTGCTTCTTGTTTATTTCTTCGCGAAAGAGAAAATTGTAAAAGGTGTGGCTGCAGGTTCTGTAAAAGGATAATATTGATTTCATTTGAGAAAGAAGGAAAAGAAATGAAAAAAGTACGTGTAGGGTTAATTGGGTGCGGATTTATCAGCGGCATTTACCTTGAAAATGCAAAAAAGTTTAATTTTTATGATATCACAGCATGTGCGGATTTGGATTTAAGCCGGGCGAAAGCAACGGCTGAAAAGCATAATATTGAAAAAGCCTATTTGCCGGAAGAATTGATCCAAGACCCGGAGATCGATCTTGTTCTAAACTTAACGATTCCGGCTGCCCATGCCGATATTGCTGTTCAGGCATTAAAAGCCGGCAAGCATGTATACAGTGAAAAACCGCTTGCTGTAACACGTGAAGAAGGACAAGCCATTCAGGAAGCGGCAAAAGAAAGCGGCTGCTACGTCGGGAATGCGCCGGATACGTTTTTAGGCGGAGGCATTCAAACAGCGCGCAAGTTAATCGAAGACGGCTGGATCGGGCGTCCTGTATCCGCAACAGCTTTTATGATGAACCATGGCCATGAGCATTGGCATCCAGATCCAGGCTTTTACTATCAAAAAGGCGGCGGCCCGATGTTTGATATGGGACCGTACTATATTACAGCGCTTATTTCCATGATGGGCCCTGTAAAGCGGGTGACAGGTGCTGCAAGCGTAACATTCCCAGAACGGACCATTTTAAGCGAGCCAAAGTACGGAGAGAAAATCCAAGTCAATACGCCGACGCAGATTAACGGTATTATGGAATTCCATCAAGGAGCCGTCGCCTCGATTATTACAAGCTTTGATACGTGGCATCATAGTCTGCCGTACATTGAGGTGTACGGAGAGGAGGGTAGTCTTGTGGTACCAGATCCGAATACATTTGGCGGCCCTGTACGGGTGCGCCGAAAAGGACAGGAACAATGGTCGGATATTCCGCTGACACATGGTTTTTCAGAAAACAGCCGAGGCATTGGCCTTGCGGAAATGGCGTATGCCATTTTAGAAGGCCGCTCACCAAGAGCAAGCGGCGACCTTGCGTACCATGTACTTGACATTATGCATGGGTTTCATGATGCTGCCGAACAAGGAAAGCATTATGAATTGAGCAGTACATGTGACCAGCCGGCTACGCTTCCAACAGGCATTGACCAGGATAATTTCCACGATCTCATGTCAGGAAAATAAGGAGGAGTCGCTATGCAGTCAGCCGTATTGCAGAAACTAAAAGAAATTGATGTGCAGGAACAGAGCATTCAGGTTCCTGCTGACAATGAAGTCTTGATTAAAGTCAAAGCAGTTGGTTTGTGCGGATCGGATATTCATTATTACGAGCATGGAAAAATCGGCGACTTTATTGTAGAAAAGCCAATTATTTTAGGTCATGAAGTATCAGGAGAAATTATAGATCTTGGAAAAGGTGTTCAAGACTTTGAAAAAGGCCAGCGTGTTGCCATTGAACCTGGTAAAACATGCGGCACATGCGTTCATTGCCAGAGCGGGCGCTACAATTTATGCAAGGAAGTGGAGTTTTTAGCAACGCCCCCGTATGACGGTGCTTTCTGCCAGTACATTGTGATGCGCAGCGACCTTGTGTTTCCAATCCCAGATGGTATGAGTGACGAAACGGGTGCATTAATTGAACCGTTTTCTGTCGGCCTTCATGCCTGCAGCCGGGGAGATGTAAAAGACGGTGATACGGTGCTTATTTTAGGCATGGGCCCTATTGGCTTGCTGACGGCTGCAGCAGCAAAAATGAGCGGCGCTGGACTAATTATTGGCGTTGATTTGGAACAGGCACGTCTGGATAAAGCAAAAGAGCTAGGTGCAGATGAGGTGATTAATGTAAAAACCGAATCGTTTGAGGAAAAGATCTCGGAGTATACAAATGGACTCGGCGTGGATGTGGCGATTGAAACAGCCGGGAGCCCGGCAGCGTTAAAGAACATGATTTCAGCAGTACGTCGTGGCGGCAAAGCGGTGATTGTTGGGATGTCTTCCGAAGATGAAGCATCGCTTAACATTGCCCAGATAATTAACAAAGAAATTGATATAAGAGGGGTGTTTCGCTACCACCATACATACCCAAAAGCGATTCAGCTGTTATCAGAAAGCAAGATTGATATTGAGAAAATTATAACAGATTATTACGATTCGCTTCATGATGTAGAGGCAGCATTTGAAAAAGCTATTCAAGATAAGAAAAACACACTGAAAATTATGATTTATCCGAACGGACGTTAATAAAAAGAAGGAGGGTATTCATCAATGAAAGAAGTTCGCATTGGCATGGTCGGTTATAAGTTTATGGGAAAAGCACATAGTCACGCATACCGTGATTTGCCGATGTTTTTCCCCGATCAGCCACGACCAGTAATGAAAGTGATTTGTGGAAGAAATGCAGAGAATGTTCAAAAAGCCGCTAAGCAGTTTGGATGGGAACAGAGCAGTACGGATTGGCGGGAATTAATGGATAACCCGGATATTGACTTGATTGACATTAATGCACCAAGTGATGCCCATAAAGAAATTGCGCTGGCAGCTGCAGCAGCTGGAAAACACATTTTTTGTGAAAAACCACTGGCATTGACATTAAAGGATTCCCGTGAAATTTTAGAAGCGGCAGAAAAAGCAGGAGTTAAGCACATGATCGGTTTCAACTACCGATTCGCACCTGCCGTTCTTCTCGCGAAAAAGTTGGTTGAAGAAGGCCGGCTCGGCGACATTCATCATTTCCGTGCCTGGTTTTTGCAGGACTGGCTTGTTGATCCGGAATTTCCCTTAACCTGGCGCCTGCAGAAAGAAATTGCTGGATCAGGTTCACATGGAGATTTAGGCGCGCATTTAATTGACTTGGCTCATTTCCTTGTCGGCGGCATCTCAGAAGTCATCGGGATGAGTGAGACATTCGTGAAAGAGCGGCCTGTTCCAGACAATATGACAGGCTTAAGCGCCCAGGCAAGCAAAGATTCACCAACAGAAAAAGTAACGGTTGATGACGCCACGCTGTTTATGGCCCGATTTGAAAATGGTGCGCTCGGAAGCTTTGAAGCAACACGCTATGCATCTGGCCACCGGTGTACAAATTCATTTGAAATTAACGGCAGCAAAGGCAGCGTGAAATTTGACTTTGAACGGATGAATGAACTGCAGGTATACTTCACGGACGACGCTGGTGATGTGCAAGGATTCCGCCGTGTGCTGGCCACCGATCCTGCCCATGCTTATGCAGATGCATGGTGGCCGCCTGGACATACAATCGGCTATGAACATACATTTATTCATGAAGTAGTGGAGCTGATGCAGTCCTTTAAAGAAGATCGCCAGCCGATTCCTGATTTTACAGCTGGTGTAAAGTGCCAGCAAGTACTGGAAGCGGTAGATTTGTCTATTGAAGAACGCCGCTGGATCAAGCCGAGCGATTTGTAAAGACAAAGACAGAAGGAGCTAATAATATGAAGAAAAAAGCGCTAATCGTATGGGGAGGCTGGGACGGGCACGAGCCGGACCAGGTTGCCGAGATTTTTGAAGGCATATTAGAAGACGAAAATTTCGAGGTGGACGTATCAGATACGCTTGAATCCTATGCCGATCTGGAAAAGCTGAAGTCACTAGACTTAATTGTACCACACTGGACAATGGGTGAAATCAGCAAAAAATATGTGCTGAATATTTCGGCAGCGGTTATGAGCGGTGTTGGCATTGCTGGCTGCCATGGTGGAATGTGCGATTCATTCCGCAACAACGTTGACTGGCAGTTTATGACCGGAGGGAATTGGGTAGCACATCCAGGAAATGACGGGGTAGAATACATGGTGAATATTAAGCATTCATCGAGTCCGCTATTAGAAGGGTTTAACGATTTTAAAGTCGTTTCAGAACAGTATTACCTTCATGTAGACCCGGCTGTGGAAGTATTGGCCACAACGAGATTCCCAGTTGTCGACGGGCCACATAAAGCAAATGGAGCAGTTGATATGCCGGTTGTCTGGACAAAACGCTGGGGACTTGGCCACGTGTTTTACAATGCACTTGGCCATAAAGCAGATATCGTAGCGATGCCAGAAGTTTCATCCATTATGCGACGAGGCTTTTTATGGGCTGCTGAAGGAAAAGAACTTTACGGCCGTTCGGATGCACCGACATATGGAACATATGGGAATGGTAAAAATAAAGTATATACAGGCATGGGTGATAGCGAATAATAGTTAAAGACTGGTATCATTCACTCTATTAATTGGGGGATGATATATGGAGTTCTAAGAATGGTTGTTTATTAAGATGAACGTATACGTTCTATGTTCTTCCTACCTGTAAAATATATTCTAAAAACGGCTTTTATGAAAAAGGATGGTCTTTTCCCATCCTTTTTCTTTATTATTATAGCTAAAACAACCTCAGATACTTTTAGTTAAGACACATGGGGAAATATAGAATCCAGCATTCTATATCCTTTTCCTAGATATTGTGTCAAAAAGATAATCACAAAATCTATAATAAATAAGTTGCGGACTTCGTTAGGTAGTCAGCCCATTAATAAAACGTCCAATCATCATTGAACATGCACCGAGCGCAGGCGCATTTTTGCCAAGGGAAGAAGGCAAGAAGGCACATTCCGCCTCAAACCGGATGTTCATTCGGGACGAAAGTGTGTTTTTGACAGCGTTTAGCACGAAAGGGTTTGACTCAATAAGTGGATTTCGTAAAATAATAGCTTCCGGATCAAATGTATTGGTAATGTTGACAAGGCCGATCCCTAGGTAATGGCCGAAATTTTCAAGTGCGGTGAACAGCTCGACATCATTTTGCTTGTAGCGTGCCTCTATCTCTGCATCATTCCATGCAGCAGGCAGGGACTGGCGGAACGCTTTTTCAGAAGCGTACAGCTCCCAGCAGCCGCGGTTTCCACAATTGCATTTTGGGCCGTTAAAATCAATCGTCATATGGCCCATTTCGCCAGAAAAGCCATGTATGCCCTTGTACAGTTCATTGTCTAAGACAAGACCGAGACCAATCCCAGTGCTGACACTGACATAAATAAAATTATTGTATGCTTTTGCAGCTCCATATATATTTTCTCCATAGGCACCGGCATTTGCTTCATTTTCAATCGTAACTGGTACTTGGAAGGCGTCTTCAACTATTTTTTTTAATTCAATGTTGTCCCAGTGCGAGTTTGGTGTTAAAACAATTTGTTCGGAGCGATTCACCAGACCGGGAACACAAATGCCAATTCCAATAAGTCCGTACGGAGAACCGGGCATTTTATCGATCACTTGCTGAATGGTTTTTAAGAGCAGCTCAATTGTTTCATCTGGAGAAGACTGGTTTAAGTCAAAATAATGCTCGCTCACAATCGATCCATCCAAATCCGTTAAAAGAACGATCATATCGCCCACACCAATATCTACACCGATGGCATATCCCGCTTGTTTGTTAAACATAAGCATCACAGGCCGGCGTCCGCCGCTTGACTGACCCTGTCCGATTTCAAAAATGAATTTCTCATCAACCAGCTCTTGAATTTGAGCGGAAACCGTGGATTTGTTTAACCCGGTTGTTTTGGACAAATTAGCGCGTGAGATAGGAGAGTGGTGAATGACTTCCTGCAAAAGCCGCCGTTTATTCATTTTTTTTACTAAGTTTTGATCTGCTATCATTATTCTTATCACTCACTTTGTTGTTTATTTAAATAAAGTTTAAGTTAATTATAACAAAAAGCTTGAAAAATGAAAGCGGATTCTGTAATATATGAGTTAAGTTAGTTTATCCATTAAACAAACATGAGGGGGAAAAGAAATGACATACTTTGAAAACGTAAACAAGATTCAATTTGAAGGGGCCAGTTCTAAAAATCCGTTTGCCTTTAAGCATTACAATCCAGAAGAAGTTGTAGGCGGCAAAACAATGGAGGAACAGCTTCGTTTTTCTATTGCTTACTGGCACACTTTCACAGCAGACGGCAGCGATCCATTTGGTGCCGGCACGATGCAGCGCCCATGGAATAAATATTCCGCTATGGATCTCGCCAAAGCGCGTGTTGAGGCGTCATTTGAATTATATGAAAAACTAGGTGCACCTTATTTTGCATTTCATGATCGGGATATTGCTCCTGAAGGCAGCAACTTAAAAGAAACCAATGAAAACCTGGATGTTATTGTTTCGATGATCCAGGATTACATGAAAACGAGCAATGTGAAGCTCCTTTGGAACACAGCCAACATGTTTACTAATCCGCGCTTTGTTCACGGGGCGGCGACAAGCAGCAATGCGGATGTTTTCGCTTATGCAGCAGCGCAGGTGAAAAAGGGATTGGAAACAGCGAAACTCCTTGGTGCTGAAAACTATGTGTTCTGGGGCGGCCGTGAAGGGTACGACACATTGTTAAACACGGACTTGAAACTGGAGCTTGATAACCTGGCGCGCTTTTTCCATATGGCGGTCGACTATGCAAAAGAAATCGGTTACGACGGCCAATTTTTAATTGAGCCGAAGCCAAAAGAGCCGACAACACATCAGTATGATACGGATGCGGCGACAACATTGTCATTCCTGCGCCAATATGGACTCGACAGCCATTTTAAATTAAATCTGGAAGCAAACCACGCAACGCTTGCCGGACATACATTTGAGCATGAGCTTCGAACAGCCCGCATTAATGGCATGCTTGGTTCGGTTGATGCGAATCAGGGTGACCCGCTTATCGGCTGGGATACAGATGAATTTCCAACGGATCTGTATTCTACCACACTCGCGATGTACGAAATTTTGCAAAATGGCGGACTTGGCAGAGGCGGTTTGAATTTCGATGCGAAAGTGCGCCGCGCTTCTTTTGAAGCAGACGACTTATTCTTGTCGCACATTGCCGGCATGGATGCATTCGCCATCGGTTTAAAAACAGCGCAACGATTAATTGAAGACAAAGCGTTTGAAAACGTGATCGCGGATCGTTACAGCAGCTATACAACGGGCATTGGCCTTGAAATTGTAGAAGGACGCGCTGATTTCCACTCGCTTGAAAAATATGCACTTGAGAAC
The genomic region above belongs to Domibacillus sp. DTU_2020_1001157_1_SI_ALB_TIR_016 and contains:
- a CDS encoding ThuA domain-containing protein encodes the protein MKKKALIVWGGWDGHEPDQVAEIFEGILEDENFEVDVSDTLESYADLEKLKSLDLIVPHWTMGEISKKYVLNISAAVMSGVGIAGCHGGMCDSFRNNVDWQFMTGGNWVAHPGNDGVEYMVNIKHSSSPLLEGFNDFKVVSEQYYLHVDPAVEVLATTRFPVVDGPHKANGAVDMPVVWTKRWGLGHVFYNALGHKADIVAMPEVSSIMRRGFLWAAEGKELYGRSDAPTYGTYGNGKNKVYTGMGDSE
- a CDS encoding ROK family protein, producing MMIADQNLVKKMNKRRLLQEVIHHSPISRANLSKTTGLNKSTVSAQIQELVDEKFIFEIGQGQSSGGRRPVMLMFNKQAGYAIGVDIGVGDMIVLLTDLDGSIVSEHYFDLNQSSPDETIELLLKTIQQVIDKMPGSPYGLIGIGICVPGLVNRSEQIVLTPNSHWDNIELKKIVEDAFQVPVTIENEANAGAYGENIYGAAKAYNNFIYVSVSTGIGLGLVLDNELYKGIHGFSGEMGHMTIDFNGPKCNCGNRGCWELYASEKAFRQSLPAAWNDAEIEARYKQNDVELFTALENFGHYLGIGLVNITNTFDPEAIILRNPLIESNPFVLNAVKNTLSSRMNIRFEAECAFLPSSLGKNAPALGACSMMIGRFINGLTT
- the xylA gene encoding xylose isomerase, with the protein product MTYFENVNKIQFEGASSKNPFAFKHYNPEEVVGGKTMEEQLRFSIAYWHTFTADGSDPFGAGTMQRPWNKYSAMDLAKARVEASFELYEKLGAPYFAFHDRDIAPEGSNLKETNENLDVIVSMIQDYMKTSNVKLLWNTANMFTNPRFVHGAATSSNADVFAYAAAQVKKGLETAKLLGAENYVFWGGREGYDTLLNTDLKLELDNLARFFHMAVDYAKEIGYDGQFLIEPKPKEPTTHQYDTDAATTLSFLRQYGLDSHFKLNLEANHATLAGHTFEHELRTARINGMLGSVDANQGDPLIGWDTDEFPTDLYSTTLAMYEILQNGGLGRGGLNFDAKVRRASFEADDLFLSHIAGMDAFAIGLKTAQRLIEDKAFENVIADRYSSYTTGIGLEIVEGRADFHSLEKYALENSQIQNRSGRQENLKAILNQYLLGSN
- a CDS encoding Gfo/Idh/MocA family oxidoreductase, giving the protein MKEVRIGMVGYKFMGKAHSHAYRDLPMFFPDQPRPVMKVICGRNAENVQKAAKQFGWEQSSTDWRELMDNPDIDLIDINAPSDAHKEIALAAAAAGKHIFCEKPLALTLKDSREILEAAEKAGVKHMIGFNYRFAPAVLLAKKLVEEGRLGDIHHFRAWFLQDWLVDPEFPLTWRLQKEIAGSGSHGDLGAHLIDLAHFLVGGISEVIGMSETFVKERPVPDNMTGLSAQASKDSPTEKVTVDDATLFMARFENGALGSFEATRYASGHRCTNSFEINGSKGSVKFDFERMNELQVYFTDDAGDVQGFRRVLATDPAHAYADAWWPPGHTIGYEHTFIHEVVELMQSFKEDRQPIPDFTAGVKCQQVLEAVDLSIEERRWIKPSDL